Proteins from a genomic interval of Sulfurimonas sp. HSL3-2:
- the corA gene encoding magnesium/cobalt transporter CorA, with protein sequence MTEKVGLSPGTAIYTGDVEVKNPEITIIKYDLDDVNTQECDSFDCIETLLNSSEKKIPTWVHIEPISDQESIAKLCGSFNIHPLVVEDILSVAHRPKIEEFENYIFVILKYIEYVEDELKFSQISFVLKDGFLITFADDSPQRFEIIKKRIAKKDSRMRREGNEYLFFALIDYLVDQYFIVLEKIGEKIEDIEDEILNNPTKQSIQNVHDLKRTLVELKKSVWPMRELLNTLLISDSVKQQHHIYFKDTYDHVINIIDIIEGYRDSVSGFLDIYLSTLSNRMNEIMKTLSIIATIFIPLSFLTGYFGMNFKYETIFESQNAYYFSNILMVIVPIALLAYFKMRRWF encoded by the coding sequence ATGACAGAAAAAGTAGGACTCTCTCCCGGTACTGCCATCTACACAGGTGATGTAGAGGTTAAAAATCCGGAGATCACGATAATAAAATATGATCTAGATGATGTAAATACGCAGGAGTGCGACAGTTTTGACTGCATAGAAACGCTTCTCAATTCATCTGAAAAAAAGATACCGACTTGGGTACATATCGAGCCTATAAGCGATCAGGAAAGCATTGCGAAATTATGCGGAAGTTTTAATATCCATCCGCTGGTCGTAGAGGATATCCTCTCAGTAGCACACAGACCGAAGATCGAGGAGTTTGAAAACTATATATTCGTGATCCTCAAGTATATCGAGTATGTCGAGGATGAACTGAAGTTCTCTCAGATATCATTTGTCTTAAAAGACGGTTTTTTAATAACCTTTGCCGATGACTCTCCCCAAAGATTTGAGATAATCAAAAAAAGGATCGCAAAAAAAGATTCTAGGATGAGACGAGAGGGAAATGAGTATCTCTTTTTCGCGCTTATAGATTATCTTGTAGACCAGTATTTTATTGTGTTGGAAAAGATAGGCGAGAAAATAGAAGATATCGAAGATGAAATACTCAATAATCCGACAAAACAGAGCATACAAAATGTTCATGATCTAAAACGCACTCTTGTAGAACTTAAAAAATCTGTATGGCCGATGCGTGAACTGTTAAACACACTTCTGATCTCCGACAGTGTGAAACAGCAGCATCATATCTATTTTAAAGACACTTATGACCATGTTATAAACATCATAGATATTATAGAGGGGTACAGAGACAGTGTGTCTGGCTTTTTAGATATCTACCTTTCGACACTGAGCAACCGTATGAACGAGATCATGAAAACACTCTCCATTATCGCTACTATCTTCATCCCTCTTTCGTTTTTAACCGGATATTTCGGGATGAACTTTAAGTACGAAACGATCTTTGAATCGCAGAACGCCTACTATTTTTCAAATATACTGATGGTCATAGTACCTATCGCATTACTT
- the prfA gene encoding peptide chain release factor 1: MLSDKLNPFINRYNELGRLLSSPDITSDIKRMTELSKEQSSLSDIVEKANEYKDVLAQISDAKAMLSDPEMSDMAKEELRELEPRVDELEEEIKLLLLPKDPNDDRNTIIELRAGAGGDEAAIFVGDLFDAYLRYAENRGWKVELMSSSPSESGGYKEVIALIKGEQVYSRLKFEGGTHRVQRVPATESQGRVHTSAITVAVMAEVDDVEVQINENDLKIDVMRSSGCGGQSVNTTDSAVRITHIPTGIVVTNQDQKSQHKNKEKAMKVLKARLYDMQMQELQAKDSQARAMQVGTGDRSGRIRTYNYPQNRISDHRITLTLYRLNEIMTGGLLDEVIDPLIADHQAKIVESAGL, from the coding sequence ATGCTATCAGATAAACTAAATCCGTTTATCAATCGTTATAATGAACTAGGCAGATTGCTTAGTTCACCTGACATAACCTCTGACATCAAAAGGATGACAGAACTCTCCAAAGAACAATCTTCACTTTCAGATATCGTTGAAAAAGCAAATGAATATAAAGATGTACTTGCGCAGATAAGCGATGCAAAAGCGATGCTTAGCGATCCGGAGATGTCTGATATGGCGAAAGAGGAACTTCGTGAACTTGAGCCTCGTGTCGATGAGCTTGAAGAGGAGATAAAACTTCTTCTTTTACCGAAAGATCCGAATGATGATAGAAATACCATCATAGAACTTCGTGCAGGAGCAGGCGGTGATGAAGCTGCCATCTTTGTCGGAGATCTTTTTGATGCGTATCTTCGTTATGCCGAAAACCGCGGATGGAAAGTGGAACTTATGAGTTCTTCACCATCTGAATCGGGCGGGTATAAAGAGGTTATCGCTCTTATTAAGGGTGAGCAGGTCTATAGCAGATTGAAATTTGAAGGCGGTACTCACCGTGTTCAACGTGTTCCCGCAACTGAGTCTCAAGGACGTGTTCATACGTCTGCGATCACTGTTGCAGTTATGGCTGAGGTCGATGACGTCGAGGTTCAGATCAATGAGAATGATCTTAAGATCGATGTTATGCGTTCAAGCGGATGTGGCGGACAGAGTGTCAACACTACCGACTCTGCTGTACGTATCACGCATATACCGACAGGTATAGTCGTAACGAATCAGGACCAAAAGTCTCAACATAAGAACAAAGAAAAAGCGATGAAAGTCCTTAAAGCACGTCTATATGATATGCAGATGCAGGAACTTCAAGCAAAAGACAGTCAAGCTCGTGCGATGCAGGTTGGTACTGGAGATAGAAGCGGACGTATCCGTACATATAACTATCCTCAAAACCGTATCTCTGATCACCGTATTACTTTGACTCTTTACAGACTAAACGAGATCATGACAGGTGGTCTTTTAGATGAGGTCATCGACCCGCTAATTGCCGATCATCAAGCAAAAATCGTAGAATCTGCAGGTCTATAA
- the glmM gene encoding phosphoglucosamine mutase has product MRLFGTDGVRGQAGSFLTASLAMRVAQAAGVYFKKQARTKRILVGKDTRRSGYMIENAIVSGLTSVGYDVIQIGPMPTPAIAFLTENMRCDAGIMISASHNPYDDNGIKFFDKHGDKLSKEVEQEIEAIYFDDSKVEEACVIGKNIGQAKRIDDVIGRYIIQLKNSFPTELTLQDMRIVLDTANGAGYKVGPTVLEELGAEVIVLHDKPDGFNINEGCGALHTKDLCAAVKKYRADLGIALDGDADRVVIVDENGEVVDGDQILGALGLYLHQHKRLKGDGIVATVMSNQALEDALNQEGLKLYRSDVGDKNVLDIMNKNGINFGGEQSGHIIIHDYAKTGDGLVSALQVLALIISRKAPASAVLRPFALYPQELVNINIKNKKPLEEIEGLAELLNEVEKQHIRHLIRYSGTENKLRILLEAKDEKKMNSAMKKIVDHLSSKLNA; this is encoded by the coding sequence ATGAGACTTTTTGGAACTGACGGTGTACGCGGACAAGCTGGGAGTTTTTTGACTGCTTCACTTGCTATGAGAGTGGCTCAAGCTGCCGGCGTTTACTTTAAAAAACAGGCTAGAACAAAACGCATACTTGTCGGAAAAGACACAAGAAGAAGCGGCTATATGATAGAAAATGCGATAGTCAGCGGTCTTACTTCAGTCGGTTACGACGTCATCCAAATCGGGCCTATGCCTACTCCTGCCATCGCATTTTTAACAGAAAATATGAGATGTGATGCGGGTATCATGATCAGTGCTTCACATAATCCTTATGATGATAACGGTATAAAGTTTTTCGACAAACACGGAGATAAACTCTCTAAAGAGGTGGAACAAGAGATAGAAGCTATCTATTTTGACGACTCAAAAGTAGAAGAAGCTTGTGTCATCGGAAAGAACATCGGTCAGGCCAAACGTATAGACGACGTTATAGGCCGCTATATCATTCAACTCAAGAACTCTTTTCCTACCGAACTGACACTACAGGATATGAGGATCGTACTAGACACTGCAAACGGAGCAGGATATAAAGTAGGTCCGACAGTACTCGAAGAACTCGGTGCAGAAGTGATAGTACTGCATGATAAACCGGATGGTTTTAACATCAACGAAGGATGTGGAGCACTGCATACAAAAGATCTGTGTGCAGCCGTGAAAAAGTATAGAGCAGACCTTGGGATCGCACTTGACGGTGATGCAGACAGAGTCGTGATCGTAGATGAGAACGGCGAAGTAGTCGACGGTGACCAGATTCTTGGAGCGTTAGGTCTTTATCTACATCAACACAAAAGATTAAAAGGTGACGGGATCGTTGCAACTGTAATGAGCAACCAGGCACTTGAAGATGCTCTTAATCAAGAGGGACTTAAACTGTACAGAAGCGATGTCGGGGACAAGAACGTCTTAGATATCATGAACAAAAACGGGATAAATTTCGGAGGTGAACAAAGCGGGCATATTATCATCCATGATTATGCAAAAACAGGTGACGGGCTTGTAAGTGCCCTGCAGGTCTTAGCACTTATCATCTCAAGAAAGGCTCCGGCTTCTGCGGTTTTACGTCCATTTGCACTTTATCCTCAGGAACTTGTAAACATCAATATAAAAAACAAAAAACCGCTTGAAGAGATAGAGGGACTTGCCGAACTGTTAAACGAAGTCGAAAAACAGCATATCCGTCATCTGATCAGATACTCTGGAACCGAAAACAAACTTCGCATCCTGCTTGAAGCAAAAGATGAGAAGAAGATGAACAGCGCTATGAAAAAGATAGTAGATCATTTAAGTTCAAAGCTCAATGCCTAA
- the rpsT gene encoding 30S ribosomal protein S20 has translation MANHKSSLKRIRQTIVRTERNRFYRTRLKNIVKDVRSAIDAGNKTEAEAAFKVANKQLHTFVSKGILKKETAARKVSRLHRAVNAI, from the coding sequence ATGGCAAATCATAAGTCATCTTTGAAACGTATCCGCCAAACTATCGTTCGTACTGAGCGTAATCGTTTCTACCGTACACGTCTAAAAAACATCGTTAAAGATGTTCGTTCTGCAATCGATGCAGGAAATAAAACAGAAGCAGAAGCTGCTTTCAAAGTTGCAAATAAACAACTTCACACATTCGTAAGCAAAGGTATCTTGAAAAAAGAGACTGCTGCAAGAAAAGTAAGTCGTCTACATAGAGCTGTAAACGCTATATAA